Proteins from a genomic interval of Macaca thibetana thibetana isolate TM-01 chromosome 17, ASM2454274v1, whole genome shotgun sequence:
- the SMIM2 gene encoding small integral membrane protein 2 has protein sequence MEAGKRIDASQLPHGVLETRGHAISILLGFWMSFICDTYIVLAWISKIKGSPGVSASSDEPHTRIQQSSRQCHAEEDQSQVPEAGDISTLSSLEAAILIEPLYCSYFDMRIFWYGSKIQPINVQLFKK, from the coding sequence atggaggctgggaagaggaTTGATGCCAGCCAGCTGCCTCATGGTGTGCTGGAAACACGTGGCCATGCCATTAGCATCCTGTTGGGTTTCTGGATGAGTTTCATCTGCGACACCTACATAGTCCTCGCTTGGATCAGCAAGATAAAAGGCAGCCCTGGTGTTAGTGCCTCCTCTGATGAGCCACACACCAGAATCCAGCAGAGCAGCAGGCAATGCCACGCAGAAGAGGACCAAAGTCAGGTGCCAGAAGCAGGTGACATCTCCACTCTCAGTTCTTTGGAGGCAGCTATTTTAATAGAACCACTTTACTGCAGCTATTTTGACATGAGGATATTTTGGTATGGCTCAAAAATTCAGCCGATAAatgttcagctttttaaaaaataa